The genome window ATATggcctagaaaaaaaaaaaaaacacttgtaCAATTGGTCCTCGAACAGCCAAAACCAAGGAGTCTTTCTTCGCACTTTGTCAGCCTCGGACTTCCCCTCGGGCAAGATATCCTCCTTAAGAAATAGCATTATAgagtccatccagctaggtccTACCCTAATTTGATAAATATGGACCATTTCTCTCTTTATCTTAGTAGGTTTGCAGAAGTCTTCAACAAGGATAACCCAAGGTAATCCTTGTGCCGAGGACGTTGTAAGAGTGGCCAGAGAATCAGCATATATGTTTTCGCTTCTAAGGATTTGCAGCAAGTTAAAAGACTTAAACCCTGATTGTAACTACCTAACCTGATTTAAATATTCTTGCATTCTCGCATCCCTGACCTCTAACTCTCCCTTTACCTGGCCTATAACCAACCTTGAATCTGAGAATATCTCCACTGCTTTTCCTCTCATCTTCTGAACCATGGTCATCTCTGCCAATAGAGCCTCATATTCAGTCTCATTATTTATGGCCGAGAAACCCAATCTTAAGAATTTCTCAATAGTGATCTTCTTAGGAGATATTAAAACTAGCCCTACTTTAGATCCTCTTTGATTCACTGCACCATCAACTTATACCCTCCAGGATAAAGGTCCTTGCAAGGAGACCATGCCAACTAATTTTCCATCTATGTCCTACTTCATATCTCCTCTTCTAAAGGGGATTCAGCAAACTCAGCCACCAAATCCACGAGGACCTGGCCCTTGATAGAGGTGTgaggcatatacttgatatcAAATGCCCCTAGGATCGTAACCCACTTGGCAATCCTTCTCGTGTAATCAGCACTCCAAAGTAGTGATCAAAAAATTTGAGTTAAAACAATAACTGTGTGGGATTGGAAGTAGTGAATGAGTTTACGCATAGCATGTACTACTGCTAAAATGACCTTCTCTAGTGGTAAGTAACAAACTTCTGTTTCATGCAAAAacttgctcacatagtaaattGGCCTTTGCATGCCATTGTCAGCCCATATCAACACCAAGCTCACGGCATGGGAAGCCATAGCAATGTAAGcaaacaaaacctaaaccaCCTCGGGCCTGGACATAACGAGTAGCCGAGAAAGGTATTCCTAAGCTGTTAAAAGGCCAAGGCACACTCCTCAgtccactcaaatcccttccatttattcaACAACTGGAAGAAATGTCTGCACCTGTCTGTTGATCGAGAGATAAACCGATTCAAGGCGGCAGTCATTCCTGTTAATTTTTGGACTTCTTTGGTATTCTGAGGAGGCTGTAAACTGTTAATTGCCTTAACTTGATCAGGGTTGTCTCAATTCCACGATGAGTGACCATATAGTTTGGAAACTTGCCTGATCCCATGCCAAATGAgcacttggaagcattgagGCGCAATTTGTGTTTCCTcagtatttcaaaaatattctcGAGGTCTCCCATgtgctcggacaccaccttacctttcaccaccatatcatctatataaacctcaatattTTTGCCTAATTATGGTTCGAACATCGTGGTCATCATTCTCTGATAGGTAGACCCtgcattcttcaatccaaaagGCAACACCTTGTAGTGGTAATTTCTAGTAAAagtgacaaaagctgtcttcTCCTGATCACCCAAAGCTAGTGGAATTTGGTAGTATCcctgaaaggcatccaaaaagctcatccgaATGTGGCTTACAGTTGCATCCACTAGTTAATCTATCTGAGGCATTGGGAATGGGTCCATTGGACAGGCCTTGTTCaaatctgtgaagtccacacatatTCGCCACTCTCCACTCTTCTTTTTCACCACTACAGTATTGGCTAGCCACTCAGGGTAAAACATCTCTTTAATAGCCCCGGCCTGCTTAAGTTCGATCACTTCATCCTTGACAACATCAGAATGGTCCTTAGATGAATAGTGAGATGGTTGTTTTTTGGGAATAATGGACGGATTGACATTCAAATGATGGCAAATGAAGTTTGGATCCACCCTACGAGCTTTGTAAGCACTCCATACGAACACGTCAATATTCCTTTTGAGAAACACTATCAACTCTTCCTTCTCTCGATGAGGCAGCTGAGCTCCAACCTGAAAAAACCTTTCTAAATCATCATCTACAACAATCTTTTCTAACTCCTCACACTTTGCCCCTTCTGATATCACATCCATGGGTAACACCAGAAtccttgattgctataaaccCTATCAGTAAAGGCTGAGGACCCAGCTTCAGGCTGATGCATAATTGCAACCACCAAGCACTGCCTAGCCACAAACTAACTCTCAACCAGCCCTTCAATCTGATCTGCGAATGAATATTTCACTTTCAATTGAAAGGTGGAAGAAACAACCCCCAGGGCATGAAGTCAGGGTCTTGTCATGATGGCAGTATAGAGAGAATAAGCATCTACCACAATGAAATCCACCTCCAAACCGACTTACACGAGTAGTCTAATTTGACCCCTTGGAATAACAACATCAAAGCCCAAAAGAGGTGAATCATAACCTGTCAAATCCTCAGGTTTCAAGTTTAGCCCTTTGTACAAATCAGAGTATATAATCTCAGCCCCACTGCCCTAATCCACCAACAtcctcttcacatcataccctcATATCTTGAGGGTGACCACTAAGACATCATCATATGGTTGTATGGTTCCAACCTTGTCCTCATCCGAGAAACTTAACGCCAATCAGTATTCCACTCTAGTCTTCTTCGGCTCAGGTTTAGAGTCCTTGGCAGGCGGCCGAGCCACAGACATCACCCTAGAGGGGTGAAAACCAATTCCCCCTAGAGCtgcaaagatgacattaattgtgcccAAAAGGGCTCTCGAAAAAGCGTCTCTCTAAGATCCCGATCCTACCTGACCTTCTTGTCCACTAGGCTGATGTAAAAATTGTTTCAACTTCCCTTCTCTAACCAGCTACTCCAGAGGACTCCTTAAAGTTCTACAATCTTCCGTGATGTGTCCTCATTCCTAGTGGTATTGGCAATGAAGGCTTTGGTTGCACTTCATAGGGTCTCCTCCCATCTTATTTAGCCATTTAAAGTATGGCTCATTTTTAATCATTTCCATGACTTAATGCACTAGTTCCCAAAACACCGTGCCAACCACATGAGTAGCAGTAGGCCTAGATTGCCCAGCAAAGTCTTTTCGGGGCCGATTATTGTTGTATCTGTCCAACCTGAAATCCCTTCTATCTTGAGGGATAACCTTTGCCTTCCCTTTCCCTTGTTGTTGGTCCTCCTTGACCCACTTATACTCATCAATAGGGTCCATGAGCCAACACACACTCCTTACAGGCTTCTTGGTCAACGGCTTTCTCAAATCATGTTCGGCAAGTAGGCCGACCTTGAAAGTCCTTATGGCCACATAATCAAAGTCCTTATCAATCTCATTgaacatttcccagtatctgTCTGAGTACATTTTCAAGGTCTCCCTTTCTCGCATGGTCATAGACAATAGGGAATCTAAAGGCTGAGGAACCCTACTACAAGTCACAAACTGGGACCCAAATGCCCTAGTGAGCTCCTTAAAGGAGCTAATAGAGCCCTCTCTCAAACCATTGAACTATCTCATCGCCATAGGCCCTAGACTAGATGGgaacactttgcacatcaagGTTTCGTTCCTGGAGTGAACTGCCATCCTTTGGTTGAAgtggctaacatgctccactGGGTTTGTTTTGCCATTATACATGGTGAACGTTGGCTGAGTAAACAACTGATGAAGTTTTCCACTTTCAATCCTACGGGTAAAAggtgatttgaaaatttgattcaAAGCCCTGCCTATAGTGTCATTGCCCAGACCCTAGCGAGACGGACTTTCCCTTCTCTGCCTATAATGTCGTTCATAATCACATGAAAATGACTCACTGGGAGGAGTCCTAGACCTTGGTCGATAGCTAATATCACTATCATCACTAGAAGAGGGGTTAGAACTTGGAGGGGTTATTCTACATCGCTCGTAGCGTAACCTCCTTTGTAAACAGTCAATCTCCAGTTGCATGCTCCTAGTATTCTCTTCATGCGAGAGGTGACTTCCACCTTGAGACTAACTTCCCCCAGTGTCCGTGGTATGCACGCTAAACTCCCAGTCCCTCCTCCACTCAAGGTTGAGGAATTAATCCTAACGTTGGGAACCAACAGATTCCCCCTAGTTTGGCCTTGAACCTACCATAGTTGAATGTGGAACTTAAATAAGCTCTAGTagttcccacagacggcgccaattgaaAGGGCAAGATTTGGTCCCTCAACCCAAAAGATTAAAGGAtttaggcccaaagagcccaatacaatgaatttgtagagaatgggttcgaaaactaggctctaatgagtcAAACAACAATTATAGTTAAAACAGATGATAAGGAAGCAaagataaaatagtttaattCAAAGAAAATCGTCATCAGCTCAATCCGAGGAGACCAATTCTTCTATATAtctctttttgaatttggttacAAGTCTAATTCTTGTTcttacagtgtttttctcttcattcttcGATCTCTTTCCCTCAagttcttctttctattttatactatcttctttctttcatctctaccctctACGTATAGATTAGATTGctggtgttgatccttgtcccatcagcaccttcctgaaaTCTTTAGGAGTAGCTGTAAAgctgaaaattactgttcaggtatcacttcctcacTACTGCGACTAGGGAGTTAGctacaaagcattcaatgcgatggtagcagctttctcttagatattttataGCTTTCATTTGTCCTGTACTTTCATGATGTatatccttatcaatagaatctCCTGGAATGTTGTTTTTGGATGGCAGACCGCACCTTCTAACCTCTGCTTTGTACAGCCGAGAAAGCATctctcctcggaccaccttcttGAACCATCATGACCAGACCCCTTTCTTTATTCATTAATGTCGACCTTCATAACAACGTTTACCCGTCCTTGGACTACCAAGCGTCCTCGAACCAAACCCCTAGCCCAATATATACTACTGGACCTATCATCCCTATAATAgctaattataaaaaatttaaaataaataattaaacactTTTAAATGTcttgaaatttatatatatctaaaaactgaagcgTAGAGTTTAATGTTGTTGCACTCTTGTTGAACCACATCAGcaccatatcatcaacatattttcaaaattttctctctcctttttaattatttttctccttattgATTTGTCACTTTACAATTACACCTTCTCTAACATTTACTTacttttacatttttatctCCTCACTACTCTATACCTTAACTTAACAATTTCTCcatctcttcatcttccttttattttgactcttcttcattgtttttgctataaaattttgttattttctataccgttcaatccatattttgcacacacaaaaagatgaatactctctctctctctctctctctctctctctctctctctctctctctctctctctctatatatatatatatatatatatatattccttcttttggtggatgtttaattctttagattgatgaatttttatgtttaactctactttaggttgaaatgatttggttatattttaattttttatcttttaaattttattttctttgtttattacaTGTTATCCTATGAAATTACAGAAtgatttaatgttattttattatataacatgacttggataatttagtgtttacaactatacattttttttcgaATATTCTTCTACTCgtcttcttttatataattttgttatttgtctcacattctcttccaaaaaaggtgattgttctctctctctctctctctctctctctctctctctctctctctctctctctcattaattctttcttgcaactctattttagattgatgattttttttttctgtacttTTGGATGATACACCTTGGTGGtgttttttttgagttatttatcACATGTACTCTCCATTCctcttatagttttggtttgaattttatttttagatattttacaGGTGATAtaattatgtatttgaatgtctctataaattatttgaataatatcaattataaatttgtgATGAAATTAGGTTATCATGATAATCttcttaagagaatgagaaattcaaataattaatcttggaacttaaaaattttagttgtagaaaaaaaaaatccataacacactatacaaaagtttgaataatataaatcacttgaaaaaagaatagtatGTCTATCttttatcttgaaaaaaaatatataataatatcaatcaaatgcacttaagtttttcaaaaaacaaaaaactcaaaataatagaatgatatatttgtagagatgaagagttgaaaaataattttagaaataatatcTCCAGTATGTTTTATAGAATAAATCATACATTATACCACATTacaaaatagttgtatattCCCACATATCGCGTGGGTCTACAattagtttttataatttttaataacacATTTTAAGTGGGTGAGAGGTTATTGAACAATGTCTACGTTGAAAATATCAAGAAATAACATTTGACAAAGAAGTTATTGgcaaaagtttttataattgagttttaattggtgtcatattttaattttttttttttaatttggaaatataGCTTCACTTAAActaaaatatgtaaataattttaatctACTTATTATGAATCacattttgaaattatgttgtAAAACTTGTAATACTTATATTGATTCACATAGTGCAAACACAATGTGTACACCACAATTTTCAATATTAAATCAGAACATAAGATAgattatgaaaataatatataactAATAACTTCTATTCAATTCTTGAAAGCTTTTGGTAgtagaattttaattgaagtaatttttttttagtttataaaattttgacagTAGAATTTCACTTagaacaaacatattaataaatttaatataaatattttgtatcaCATAACatactgaagaaaaaaatatattaaaatttttaaaattttggagtttaatttgaaattatatcaAACTATAGGGGAATTACGTAATTTATACTAGTCTTATTAAAAGGTAGTCATTTGGCACAAAGATTATATCACTTGGGAATGACAATTTTGCCCCTCTCTGCCTTGACCCACCCCTTCTAGCATCATCCCGTGCGGGTTTTTCCGCCTCGCAATAACTGGTGAGGTGGGGATGGGACAAGATTTTAGCCCCCACCACGGgccggggcggggatgggtttagacatTTTAGTCCAGCCCCGCCCTGCATTAATAAGAtctataattgtaaattttgagGGCTCATTTAGAGTCTTTCCAAGGTGTTATCttcctaacaagtggtatcataTCCCATGATAGTGTGTGTCAAGATCGCAAGGTTATCAAGCTCCCTTTTAGAGATGAAGTAGGGATAGATTCCTTTTGCAACTGGAGTACGAACCAGGTGTGTGTACTTAGAGCTCACACAAGTATGCATCACATAAGGCAACTCCACAAAAGCCCACACAATTAATCATTGAAAATGGCCCAGAAAGTATAGTAATGTCAATACTGCTAGTTCATAAAGAATAGTAAGGTGTAAGGTTCGATGGAAATATGGAAGCGTGGAGTTCTCATAGATGAGTGTGTAGGATTTAAACCTAATTCTCATGAATGGCATACAAGAGGCTCATGGTGACAAGCTGTTAGATATATAAAAGCCATAGACAAGGAGTAAGTAGGACTTATCTATGGTCCACTGAGAGGCTCAAATCTCATACAGAGACAATGACTTACACTTGATGATAAGATTGTTGAATATATAAATGTGAGTGAGAGTACCacatttaaggaaaaaaaataaaggaattaaGGAATTGCTATGACATAACTCGGTCTAAGTATTTAGCTTGAATTAAGTTCGGTAAAGTAGTATCCTATGTGTTATATTAAtgaatcaattaaaaaatttccaagGTATTATTTCCCAAGTAACGCGCTTATGAAAGTGCAAGTTATCATCCATTAAGCTGACCCATCCAAGATGGGACATATATTGGATGAAGTCTGGAGAAATTGTAGCTGAAATATTGGGAGGCCTGCACCATGTAAGGAACAATGGCAATATGGTGGCCCAGAGGGTGACATGATATACATAGAATATAGAGGATGTGAGGGCGTTGGTTGTAGACGTATTCTTGCAAAGCATATGAATAAAAGTTcaaactttcaataaaaaaatagttcaaaCTACTCTACCAACATTacacacatgttttcagtttttaaacaacattacatgcattttcatacactttttcatccatgcatattttaaaaaaatacaaacattactcaaactactCTATCAAATAAGCCCTTATTCAATCTTAGTTACAAATTCCACCTCAAAAGGCTTGCGTTAAATGGGGGAAAAGATTACTTAAAACAAAATGGAGGAAAAGTAGTGTTGACTACTTCAAGTTGCAGCGTTGATATCCAAAGTCTCCTTCCTCAATCCAAGAACAGCATACATATGCAAAGTGCAATTTCTCTTTGCATAGCTTCCTGATAAGTATGAGTAGCAGAATTTCCCCACTTATAGTTACTGCTTTGTTCCTGATTGTTTCCTGCATTGGTTTGCAGTCCACCAATGATATTGTCACGAATACTATCCAACCTGGCCATTCCCTGAATACCTCGGAGACCATTGTATCCGCTAATGGAAACTTCGAACTTGGTTTCTTCTCTCCAGGAAACTCAACAAAGTATTACATGGGAATACGGTACAGCATGAAAGTTTCTGAGCAGAATGTAGTTTGGGTTGCAAACAGAGAGTACGGATTCATAGATTCCTCTGCAGCTCTTACTCTTAATTCGGATGGAAATCTTGTAATATCCGATGGCAGAATGACATACATGGTGGCCAACACTTCAGCTGGAAACAGAACCTATGCCATGCTATTGGATACAGGTAATCTGATAATCACAAACAGGGTCATGCAGGTTTTTTGGCAAAGCTTTGACAATGCTACTGATACTCTTTTGCCCGGAATGACTCTTGGAGTTGGAGGAGATTTTGTGGCAGCATCATGGAAAAGTACAGAAGACCCAGCTCCTGGTCTTTTCTCCCTACAGCTGGGTTCTTCAGATCAGTTAACTCTAATGCAGGGGTCTAAAGTATACTGGACTAGTTCAATCTATACTTTTGGCGTTTTAGCCTCAAGTAATTCGCTCAATGGCACCATTATTTCTTGGCCTATTAATTACACTTCTGATGAAATTTCAAGAATGGTGTTAGATGTGTCGGGGCAGCTTAAACTGCAGTCGTGGTCAGAAGATGATCAAAGGTGGAATTCGTTACAGTCATCTAGGTGTGGGGATTATGCTTTATGTGGAGCTTTTAGCATATGCAATGAAACTGCTGAAGTACCATGTGGCTGTTTGACAGGTTTTAGACCTGTTTCTGCTGATGCTTGGAGCAAAGGGAACTCGTCCAGTGGCTGTGTGAGGGAAACTGATCTGCAGTGCACTAAGAATAATGATGTTCAGAATGATGGGTTTCTTCACATGTCTAAAGTTGACTGGCCTGATAATCCGTGGCATTTAGACTTTGGCAGTGATATCGAGTGCCAATCAGCTTGCTTGAACAACTGTTCTTGTATTGCTTATACTTATTATTACAAACTGCGAGGTCTCAAGCCTCCATGCTTAGTATGGGATGGCTCCCTATTGAATCTGAAACAACTCTCAGCCGATTACATATATGGAATTGATTTCAATCTGAAACTTGCAACTTCGGATTTGGTCAAACAAggtaagaaaatttgaaaacttggaATTAATAAGAGtaaatcacctttttttttttattgcggTTGTGTTTTCTTCTTAGCACAATTatctattttctatttgaaaGAACGTTGAGGAGATATCTATAGTAATGACGCATAGACTATTTATGACTTTGATTTCCTTTTACAGATACAAACTCAAGGAATCAAACAGCAACAGCCGCAGTAAATAACAATTCAATCTCTGGAACGAATAAGAAATTGGGTgcattgcaaatttttgtactgaCCATGTCTACTCCTTTAGTAATGCTTACATTGGGCTTTATGTTTTATTATGTGAGAAGAAAGCTTAGAAAAAAGGGTGAGTAAAGAATTGCTTGAAACGCTATTTAAGCAATAATAATTTACATCCTTAATTAACACCGTATACATTTGTTGTTCACTATTCAGGGGAGGATTTGTTACAGTTAGATTTGGGCATGACCCAAACAACAGAAAATTCTGAGCATTCTGAAGTAAATAAGCGTGGAGATGGTAAGAAATTCAAAATGCCATTGTTCAGTTTAAAAAGTGTTTCTGCTGCAACTGATAATTTCTCAGATGCAAATAAGCTAGGAGAAGGTGGTTTTGGACCTGTTTATAAGGTATGATTCAATATCCTTAAACGCAATTAATGCTTAGGATAGGGAGTGTACATAAAAGACAAAACTTTGCCATGTTTAGTGTGAACAAGCACAACAGGCACATGCCAGTGGGTCCGGCTCCCCTCCCGTTTGAAACCCTCCCGTTTTCTCCGTTTTTTATTTCGATGAATGACACGTGGCAAAGAAGTAATCTAACGATTAGAAAAACGCCAACacaatctctctatttttctaatCTTTCTTTCCCTCACCTCTCCTCTTCTCTCTGCAAATTACTGCATCACCTGAGCATGAGAGACCCATCAATGGAAGCTTTATTCAACACAAGATTCCAAAGGAAATCAAATCCAGCAAATCAGATCCCATACCTCTCTTCTCTAGATCTTTTACCCAGAAAgacaagaattaaaaaaagaaaaaacacaactCAAGAATTAGAAAAACGCTAACTCAATTTTTCTCATCTTAATTTCATTCTTTGGCTGTCCTCTTCTCTCTACAACATTACCGCCGTCACTGGGCAACTATAAACGCAATCCACACTGCAAGCTATGATTCAAAACCAGATTTCAAAGCAAATCAAACTATGGCTCGTCGGTGTGGATGGGTCTGCAGTTGGAGATAAGAGGCATCAAAATCCTAATTGGGATTGTTTTCCGTTGGAGGTTGGGCATAGTGCTTCTGCTATGTAGTAATATTCCCTCTTTTATGATCCATATTATGTCTATATGACTCAAATAAATTGATAATGGTATTGTCTTCGgatttttatattgttatatttaaCAATGATTTTCgcagcagtttttttttttttttactgggtAAAGATCTAGAGAAGAGAGGTACTGGATTTGTTTTGCTGGATTTGATTTCCTTTGGAATCCTGTGTTGATAAAGCTTCCATTGATGGGTCTCTCATGCTCAGGTGATGACGGTAATTTGCAGAGAGAAGAGGAGAGGTGAGGGAAAGAAGattagaaaaatagagagattgtGTTGGCGTTTTTCTAATCGTTAGATTACTTCTTTGCCACGtgtcattcatcaaaataaaaaatggagaaaacGGGAGGGTTTCAAACGGGAGGGGAGCCGGACCCCATGCCAGTTTTGTTGCTGCTTATGATATTAAAGCCTACTAAGTGTATCTTTTCAGATTCCTAGTGGGCTAACGTTCCCTGGTGGTAATGGAACTAATTAAGTTTAAGCAAAAGAATTTCAGGGAATTTTACTGAAAGGGGATGAGGTAGCTGTGAAAAGGCTTTCAAGAAGATCTGGGCAAGGTTGGGAGGAGCTAAAAAATGAGGCAATGCTCATCGCCAAGCTCCAACACAAGAATCTTGTCAGACTTTTGGGCTGCTGCATTGAACAAGATGAAAAGATATTAGTTTATGAGTATATGTCCAATAAAAGCTTGGATTTCTTCCTTTTTGGTTTGTAGTTTCTCATATCTTGAAGTATTCACAAAATTGTGTTTTATGTTATGCTCCTTCTAATGTGTGCACATTGCAATTTGCTCATTTATGTAAATCAGATCCAGAAAAGCGCAAAAATTTTCGTTGGGGAACACGGCTCCAAGTCATTGAAGGAGTTGCTCAAGAGCTTCTTTATCTTCATCAATATTCCCGATTCAGGATTATTCATAGAGACCTCAAGGCTAGCAACATTTTGTTGGATAGTGACATGAATCCaaaaatatcagattttggAATGGCAAGAATATTTGGAGGAAAGGAGTCTCAAGCAAATACCAATAGGATTGTTGGCACTTAgtaagtaaaataaatagaaacttCTTAATCATAATAACAAACATGAATGTATTCATGCGcacattctttttcttttttaaatgaagcTACAAATTTTTGACCCAAGAATGGTTTCTAGTGGCTATATGTCCCCAGAATATGCTCTACAAGGCCTCTTCTCGATCAAATCAAATGTTTTTAGCTTTGGTGTCTTATTGTTAGAGATTACGAGTGGTCAAAAGAGCACTAGTTTTTATCTAACTGACTCTCGCCATCTTCTTGGATATGTAAGTATCCTATTTGCACTTTTTCTTGTAAAAACTTC of Quercus lobata isolate SW786 chromosome 8, ValleyOak3.0 Primary Assembly, whole genome shotgun sequence contains these proteins:
- the LOC115956504 gene encoding G-type lectin S-receptor-like serine/threonine-protein kinase At1g11300, which translates into the protein MSSRISPLIVTALFLIVSCIGLQSTNDIVTNTIQPGHSLNTSETIVSANGNFELGFFSPGNSTKYYMGIRYSMKVSEQNVVWVANREYGFIDSSAALTLNSDGNLVISDGRMTYMVANTSAGNRTYAMLLDTGNLIITNRVMQVFWQSFDNATDTLLPGMTLGVGGDFVAASWKSTEDPAPGLFSLQLGSSDQLTLMQGSKVYWTSSIYTFGVLASSNSLNGTIISWPINYTSDEISRMVLDVSGQLKLQSWSEDDQRWNSLQSSRCGDYALCGAFSICNETAEVPCGCLTGFRPVSADAWSKGNSSSGCVRETDLQCTKNNDVQNDGFLHMSKVDWPDNPWHLDFGSDIECQSACLNNCSCIAYTYYYKLRGLKPPCLVWDGSLLNLKQLSADYIYGIDFNLKLATSDLVKQDTNSRNQTATAAVNNNSISGTNKKLGALQIFVLTMSTPLVMLTLGFMFYYVRRKLRKKGEDLLQLDLGMTQTTENSEHSEVNKRGDGKKFKMPLFSLKSVSAATDNFSDANKLGEGGFGPVYKGILLKGDEVAVKRLSRRSGQGWEELKNEAMLIAKLQHKNLVRLLGCCIEQDEKILVYEYMSNKSLDFFLFDPEKRKNFRWGTRLQVIEGVAQELLYLHQYSRFRIIHRDLKASNILLDSDMNPKISDFGMARIFGGKESQANTNRIVGTYGYMSPEYALQGLFSIKSNVFSFGVLLLEITSGQKSTSFYLTDSRHLLGYAWELWTSERGSDLVDPLLDDVSSMHVALRYINIALLCVQESAADRPTMSEVVAMLSNESAALPYPKEPAFLNVRTVVRENPINSITEICSVNDASVSNVQGR